Part of the Acidobacteriota bacterium genome, CGGGGAGCCGGATTCTTCGCGCTGGGAGTCTGCAGGCTCAGGCATGGGTGGCCCCGGTCCGCTCTACTCCGCCGTTCTACTCCGCCGGTCGTCTTTCCACCCGCTGGTCGCCGAGACTCGAAGCTACTGCAGCATCTCTTGGGTGACGTTCTCGGCGTCCCCCCACAGGCGGTCCAGGGCGTAGAAGTCGCGCTGCTCCTGATCGAAGACGTGGACCAGGAAGTCGCCGTAGTCCAAGAGCACCCAGCGGGCGGTGGACAGGCCTTCCACGTGGCGGGGGCGCAGCCCTTCCGCCCGCAGCGCCTCGTCCACCCCCTCCGCCAGCGCCTGCACCTGGCGCTGGTTGGTGCCGCTGCACAGCACGAAGTAGTCGGCAAAGTCGGAAACCGGTTCCAGGAAGAGCACTTTCAGGTCCACGCCCTTGCGATCTTGCAGGGCCGCGGCGGCAATGCGCACCCGGTCGGCGATGGATGGTGAGATCTCGGTTGAAGCGGTCATGATGGAATCAACGATAGAGAGCATACTTCCTGATGTAGCGAAGCACCAAATCGTCGAGTGCTCCGGGGGATGGTTCCTCGCCCTCGGCGAAGCACCGGCGAAGGTCGGTGGAGGAGTATGGCAGCGGCTCCTCCTCAATGCGATGGACCCGCGATCCGGCGGCCGATCCGGCGGCCAACGCCGCCAGCTCCGGCGGCGCGCCGTCGGGCAAATCCAGCGAGCTCGATCCCGGCCGGCGAAGCACCGCCAGCTCCACCGCGGCGGCGAGCTCCGTCCAGCGGCGCCAGGTGGGCAGCTGGAGAAACGAATCGGATCCGAGAATCAAATAGAACCGCGTCCCCGGCTGCTCCGCCTGCAACTCCTCGACGGTGTCGATGGTGTAGGCGACGCGGCCCGGCGTCAGCTCGCGGTCCGAGACCTGCAGCTCCCGATGATCGAGCAGCGCCAGCTCCACCATCGCCAGGCGGCG contains:
- the rsfS gene encoding ribosome silencing factor, with the protein product MTASTEISPSIADRVRIAAAALQDRKGVDLKVLFLEPVSDFADYFVLCSGTNQRQVQALAEGVDEALRAEGLRPRHVEGLSTARWVLLDYGDFLVHVFDQEQRDFYALDRLWGDAENVTQEMLQ
- the nadD gene encoding nicotinate (nicotinamide) nucleotide adenylyltransferase; amino-acid sequence: MRRVGLFGGSFDPPHRGHLVPVLAARRQLELDAVLYLPTARPPHKQHEEQTPAHRRLAMVELALLDHRELQVSDRELTPGRVAYTIDTVEELQAEQPGTRFYLILGSDSFLQLPTWRRWTELAAAVELAVLRRPGSSSLDLPDGAPPELAALAAGSAAGSRVHRIEEEPLPYSSTDLRRCFAEGEEPSPGALDDLVLRYIRKYALYR